The Scomber japonicus isolate fScoJap1 chromosome 21, fScoJap1.pri, whole genome shotgun sequence region ACCTGCTGAAGTGTGCGCTGGTCGCCATTGTGATTGTGGTTCTGGCTGATTCTGGATCAGCTGGTGAGTTTAAATTCTAGACATCTTATAGATAAGCTATTTAAAATGACCAATACTGTATTTAACTCTTTTCTGTTACCTTCCATCTCTAGCTGAGAAGCTTGCATCCTGCTGTACGTCAGTCACCAGACAGGAGATAACTGAACCGATCTTGGGATACTTGGTCCAGAGACGTAACCCTCCATGTGTTCAAGCTGTCATgtaagtaaaaatgtaatgtggTGCTGTATGTGCTCTTtgaaaaatctgattttcatcatttataATCTTTAAAACTGAATTATGGAGAGTTATAAGTCTGGAAAGTGATTGTTAATGACAAATAAcgctttactttttatttgccATAAACTGACACATCTTGACTGCTTTGAAATGAAGCTAAATATACAACCTTGTACTCTACTCAATTTTTAGGCtttttaatatcacacacattCTAGCCAGCATGTATTTcaagagaaaacaggaaatacagaaaaaaaatacttatcttgcatttgttttttcttcctttttgcaGCTTTCAGACAGAAAAGGGTCTATTCTGCAGCCATCTGAAAGCTCCCTGGGTTCGCAGCAAGATTAGGGCATTTCAGtgagtttagttttattgttcATTCATCAACATGCTCACTCTTGTATATCTACAATTATTCATTCAATCCTAAAGTACCAAAAGTCTTTGGTTTGTTCAATGTCTTAAGATAACCTTtgcatcttttatgttttaatttttctctcAGGGAAGCTAAAGCTAAAGCTACTCGTCCATCTGTGGTCTCCACGACTCCTGTCTCCCTGCTCTCCATCATCACATCCACTGCCTCTCCttcttcaccctcctcctcctcctcctcctcctcctcctcctcctcctcctccttctcctcctcctccccctccttctcctcctcctccccctccttctcctcctccttcacctcccaGAGGCCTGTTGATGAAACCAAGTATGAAGAGTAGGCTGCCTTCCTCTCCACCTGCAGTCAATGAAAACAATGACCAAATTTTGCCAAAAAGGTTCACGATTATGGTCTTGATATAGACATTGATATAAACAAATGTTTGAAGTAGCACAAATTATCACTTAAGTTcatatgtttagtttttttaatgccTTTGGAGTagaattatttattaatttaatttaattgactAGTGACGTTAcaagtattcatttatttattaccaaatgtattcattgtttaCAAGTTACTGTATACAACTTAATGGAGTTATGTCATAAATTATCTCTgctaaatgtttttgttattactacataacattttattttaagaaattaTCCTCAAAATGTTTTgagctatttatttatttgaaacttTATGTGAACTTGTGCAAATGTGACAACattgttcataaataaaatgttcattgtATGAGCTTACATCCAGTGTTTATCTGCATGTTATTTGATCTCTGTCTGACAACCTTTCTGCAAAAATGAGTAGCTATAAATGTATGACATCTACAGAAGTCAAAAGATCAAACATTAAATAGAGCTAGCTGTGGTTAGTGGTTGGAACATTTAGTTACCCAAATAAAGTTGTCAACGTCACTTCTTTATCGTCATACCATCTCGTGCACCTTTATGCATGTTGTTCACTTTTATGCATATGGTCAGACCCTGGAAAGAACAGCTGCAGCAAGGCTTCAGCAAATGGGGGTcctactaaactaaactaaactaaactaaagtaaactaaagtaaactaaagtaaacTATCTTGTCCTTCATTTTCCATTCTGGTCTTCCATAAGTATGTTAAAATACCTTTGTTCACACGGTCATGGTTTGGCACAAATgaaattaatgaaaaatataacTGTCCAACAAAAGCTGTGTGGGAGCTGCCATTGCCTTCATTGGTCAGAAGTCTGGCAGGTGGAGAAAGTAGAATAGTAGCACTTTAGGGCAACGTCTCACAAACATTATGTTGCTTCACATGAAGCAAAGACAAAATTCACATCGTTTCCCGCAGTTGGGTCTGACTGAGGTCAGATCACATTCATACCCCAAATGAACCGCACTGAGAGCACCTCTTCAACAGTCTCAGTCAGATTGTTTTGTACCACCAAGGAGGAAATGTACTAGAGATGAATTCAATCAAACTCAACAAGGCAAATGTACTTTTAGATGTGCTTTCATGTGATGTTGCTTTTACCACtcatgattttaattatgccCTCATTCCTGTGAGCATTATCATATTCTGTTTTgacactttaatttaaagattGTGCTTTTGTTTATAACTGAGCAGACAATATTAAGCATTGTTATTATGACAAGCATAATAATtatgtaaaattaaattaaatgcagGTCATAAATGCTTCAAATAAAGTGCTTCTCGGATTGTGGAACAGAGTCTGAAATCCCCTCGCGTCCCACATTTTGAGTAAGAGTTGAGGTGTCTGAGAAATGTTTTGTAACAACCCACGATCTGTCTGGCATGCCCACTTTGGGTACCTTTTCTGAACTTCTCTCCcaagctctctttttttcattcttcttcacACAACTACAAGTGCAATAACACATTTCAGACTGCCCACAAGTATGCACCATTGCATGGTTAGTCAGACCAGAAAAAAAGTGGAAatttatcattttcatatttctgttGCTGTGGTGTTTCGGTTACAAACATTCTGAAAACTTAACAGTAGTGGCTATAGCACAGGACTCTGCACCGGCCAGTCCTCTTCAATGACTAGCAAATACTAATAACATAGTTTCAAGAATCAAAAGACATCTAGACATCTAAGTTAAGCTGAAAGTATAGTTAGAGCTCAAAAAGCTTGTTCAAATATACTGTGGCTCTTGAAGGGTTGTTGTAACAATCTAAAACAatgcaaatgaacaaaaacatttttactgaGGTTGTTTTGAACTGCATATCCAATTACTTTCAATCTAGATGACTGAGAATGTTTTCTATTGACTTGTTTGGCTCTAAGCTTTATCATTTCGTCACACTACCTTTTCATTCACCAGAACCATCCTACAATCATACTCTCTGTTTGAGTTACTGTTCAGTGGAGGGTGTGAACCAATTCTTGTTTCTAATAAAACCTGACATCACGTTGAGTCAGAgccaatgcatttttttttctctgattcataaatcacatgacaGAAACCATGAAAGCAGCAAATTAAagcaattttttattttaagaggtGACTGGCAGTAAATGTGCCACCAACTCAGCAGTAAGCATTGAGGTCGACTCTTTCCGGTGTGGTAGGCCCTTTACTCTCATTCCCGTCATCGAGGATGACACCAGTGGCTTAGAGGTCTGTGTCAATCAATCAGGGTCCTCTTCATTTTCCATTCTTCTCATTCATGCTGCTGGTGCTCGTAGAGATGCTCTTCCTTTGTTGGAAGTTGAAGAAAGACTTTAGAGGAAAGCCTTGGGGAGTTTTATGTATATGGAAGAAGTTATGATGATGCTAATGCCCACACTTCTGCATTTGTAGTTTTCTCAGGGGAGCTGTTTTATCTGTGCTCATAAACTCATTCTTCTCAAACCTGAGTTCCAGTTTCTGATAGTAACCTCTATAGTAGAGTTGACCAGTCTGAGAAAGGAATGGAAAGTAAACTCCTGGAATCAACTTCCTATTTTTAATGAAGACAATTGAAAGAAATGCTGAATTGAACTGAGTTGCAGAAGCTGGTGGAacaaaagacagacaggaagtgaagtcaTAGCTGATGTGGTTCTCAAATCTCCAGTTTTCTTTGATCTCAGTCtatcacttctttctttttcattcttcatttaaataaaattgtttCAAGTATAGACTTAGCTCaaaaaagtttttatattttgttatttattatttttctctcccAGATGTGACTGGCTTGCTGTTCTGATTTCACCTCACTAATCAAACCTAATTTAATGTGATGTGTGTCCATTCATGTCCTCTTATCTTCTGTCAGTTTCTAACCTTTTTGCAAAATATGCAGTATATGCATTTAGGTTAAAAAttaagttttttattttgatcaGTGATTGTATCAGTCAGTTAGGTAGCAGTAAGCCCAGTCTGTAAAAAGTCACAACATGTACTCCATTTCTGTAACCATAATTTGCAGAGGTATGGTCAGACTGGTAGCAGTTGTTGCGTCAGGTTGTATTGCTCAACTAAATTTCACATTTCCGTTCGCAAATGAGTGCACCAGCAGCTACTTGCAGCAACTGAATGCTTCATGTTCAACCAAAGTTCATcaatgcacaaaaaaaacataatatgttCCCTCTTGCCTGGTTTCATATCAACTCAGATACTACAGAAAGGTTTGTTGTGGCATACTTTGTATATGTGACAAATCGAAACTTCTGCTGCCACTCTAACACAAAGGCTGTGCAAGCAACCACCAACTAAACATTATCAAAGTAACCTGAACATTGTTTCTAAAAGGAAGCAGTGTCTCTACTGATAGCTTTATGTTTGATGCTAATTATAAAGTGACACAAATATAAAAGTCTTTGACAGTCTCTGAGTGTGCTTGTATGTCAATATCAGCACGATCAACACTATCACATTCATGTCACTGAATCAAGTGTATGAGAAACTTGTCTGACCTTATAACCTGCCAAAAACTCTAACTGATGTTAGAGGGGAAATACAACACCAAATTGAGACAGACTGTAATTTTAAATGCAGATATATTCTACCTACAGTATCTTTACTTAGACTTATCTTTGGATCAAATATCCATATTCATTTTGTGGATTTTAAGGTATCTATTAGttgatttcatttcatgtgtCATGACACTACAGAATGTGAGTTACTGTTAACCTGAGTTGATATAAGAGTAAGCATGACACAAACATCCCATAACAAAAAACCTACAGCTGTACTGACTGTAATAATTGCAGaatcagtgtggttttatatCTGTGCTTATGTGTTCTTTAGAAGTGTGTCAGGTTGTTTCTCAGAAAGATGTCAACTGATGTGTTGGTGGTTTGAACAAGCACAAAAGGGCTAGAAAGATTCTCTGATGAGGGGCGGAGGTGTTATGATATTATGacctctcacagacacacacacacacacacacacgcactgttTTTACATGTGCAAATATAACACATAAATACGTCATCAACACTGCCGTCAGAGGGTTAGAGTTTAAATACAACCAAACCCGCCTGAAGATGCTCATTTTGACGTTGCCCATAAATATTGAAACATCTCCCAGTTTGTTCAGTCAGTCGAACAGCTAACAAGTCAACCGACCAAAATGTCCAAGATGATCCTGTCCATcactctcctcctgctcttgtGTCTGTGCAGCAACTCCGCAGCAGACAGTAAGTATTAAACATCCTAACACTTGAACTGCTTCTCTTCACTTTACTctcattttgttatgttttaagGTTTTAGGCAAAGCTGTCCTTGTCAGAGAACTTGGTCTAGTTCAGGATGTGAGCATGTAAAGACTCTGTATGTGATAGTAAGACTTTAAAGAGTCTGTGAGATGAAAATGCAACAGAAATGCAATAACAAATTATTTGTTAAAATTATAGCAAGAAACAGAGACACTTCAGTTTATCCTATAAAGacagtttcatatttcattatttcataatGAGATGCAGCAATGTGTAATTTCAGGGctgaaaacactaaataattatCTGCATGTTGTACCAATAACATCAATGAAATGTTTAAGGAGCATTTACCACCTATTTATCATAAActtgtttttaatgatccaTTTTCTGCAATATGAAGACAAATTAACGTCAGACATGGTCTACTTACTGACAAACTTACTGAAGATACAATGCTAATTCGGCTCAATAATTAGCGTTCGATTTCAGGTTGTTCGTCACTTTTAGAGTAAGACGATGTTCTCAGTTATCATATCATATGTCCCAAAAGTTAAGAGCAACCAGACTTGTTTAGATTCTTGTGTTGATATGTTCAAGAACTTAAAACAAGTTCAGCTGCCCTTGACGTTTTGGATATACAGTAAATttgctctccatctccatctaaTAAGCTCTGTATGGCTGTGTGAAACATGCTGTAAATAAAGAATAGACAGACAAGTAGAGTCTCATGATGCCTTACCTTATTTTGTCAACTTTTCTATTACCATTAACATTACCAATTTCTATATTCTGATTAGTTACTACAAggaattttaatattttatgttgaTTTTAGCAGCCTCTATGGACAAAAGTAGTAGTGTTTGCCATTTTCAATGTGTACAACCACATCATGTTGTAAAGATCtgcaagtctgtcttaaaacacaGACTTGCCACATGTTTTCCACACTGTAATCATTACTCCTGTTAATGCACTTGAGTAAGTGATGAGGGAcgaaatccacagtcctcctttcATTTTTCAATATATGTTCTTGTCATTTCAGTACCAAATTCTTTTTATAACaatccttccactgcagctgtccacagacacagagagggttttttttttactgaaaaaagtgtaattgaagaagatattattttattaagtcAGACTCATATTATCTTGAGATAACtttttaagtacaattttgCTCAAGATGAGGGTggtggatacattttttttaagcatttttaagCTCATTTGGAGAGAAACTTTCAATGGCTGgcatggacaggagg contains the following coding sequences:
- the LOC128382855 gene encoding uncharacterized protein LOC128382855; protein product: MVNSGNLLKCALVAIVIVVLADSGSAAEKLASCCTSVTRQEITEPILGYLVQRRNPPCVQAVIFQTEKGLFCSHLKAPWVRSKIRAFQEAKAKATRPSVVSTTPVSLLSIITSTASPSSPSSSSSSSSSSSSSSFSSSSPSFSSSSPSFSSSFTSQRPVDETKYEE